One window from the genome of Alkalihalobacillus sp. LMS6 encodes:
- a CDS encoding GbsR/MarR family transcriptional regulator, protein MDKEQARDDLDRIHAIIKDSIADTMDIYGVNRSIGQLYATLYLSDEPMNLNELRDELGMSKGSMSIGVRKLLEENIIHRVYRKGERKDLYEAEQDFFNFFTSFFTRRWERERDVNMGAIKEAVPHYEAVIKDETYPEEIRNEAAFTLDKIHSSIAYYEFLDLLVTQFRTGNLAAELIEKYKKDNN, encoded by the coding sequence ATGGACAAGGAACAAGCTCGAGATGATCTTGATCGCATTCACGCAATTATAAAAGATAGTATTGCAGACACGATGGATATATATGGAGTAAATCGTTCGATTGGACAACTTTACGCTACCCTTTATTTAAGTGATGAGCCAATGAATTTAAATGAACTGCGTGATGAACTAGGAATGAGTAAAGGTAGTATGAGCATCGGTGTTCGAAAACTGCTGGAAGAAAATATTATTCACCGTGTGTACCGAAAGGGAGAACGAAAAGATCTCTATGAAGCCGAGCAGGATTTCTTTAATTTCTTTACTTCTTTTTTCACACGACGCTGGGAACGAGAGCGGGACGTGAATATGGGTGCAATTAAAGAAGCGGTCCCACATTATGAAGCCGTAATTAAAGATGAGACCTATCCTGAGGAAATTCGAAATGAAGCTGCTTTTACACTAGACAAAATCCACTCTTCTATTGCGTACTATGAATTCTTGGATTTACTCGTCACTCAATTTCGAACTGGAAATTTAGCAGCCGAGCTAATCGAAAAATATAAAAAAGACAATAACTAA
- a CDS encoding glycine betaine ABC transporter substrate-binding protein: MKKKFWPIVAIVPFTLAACGDNNGEAESNKEIELTYVAWDSELASNYVLKEAFEQAGYDVTLTVVEQAIMWQSVADGSVDGHVAGWLPDDMRADYERYQDEIVDLGPNLEGAQTGLAVPTYMDVTSIEELSTDVVSEITGIDAGAGVAIATEEAIEAYDLDLEQTLSTDAFMTQQLGDAYENEEPIVVTAWEPHWKFNSYDLRFLEDPQGIYAEDGEIRTIVREGLEEDDPDAFRILDQFYWTADDMNEVMLYIAEDGMEAEEAAQLWVEDNQDVVDGWLEGVE; encoded by the coding sequence TTGAAAAAGAAATTTTGGCCAATCGTTGCTATTGTACCATTTACTTTGGCGGCATGTGGAGATAATAACGGTGAAGCTGAGTCAAATAAAGAAATTGAACTCACGTATGTGGCGTGGGATTCAGAACTTGCATCAAACTACGTCTTAAAAGAAGCATTTGAGCAGGCGGGGTATGATGTAACGTTAACAGTAGTCGAGCAAGCGATTATGTGGCAAAGTGTCGCAGACGGAAGCGTCGATGGACATGTTGCTGGCTGGCTACCGGATGATATGCGTGCTGACTATGAACGTTATCAAGATGAGATTGTTGATTTAGGTCCGAATCTAGAAGGCGCGCAAACAGGTCTTGCTGTGCCAACCTATATGGATGTAACGAGTATTGAAGAGTTAAGCACAGATGTTGTTTCAGAAATTACAGGTATTGATGCAGGTGCGGGAGTAGCCATTGCTACGGAAGAAGCAATTGAGGCTTATGATTTGGATTTAGAACAGACGCTCAGTACTGATGCATTTATGACGCAACAACTTGGCGATGCTTATGAAAACGAAGAACCGATTGTTGTTACAGCCTGGGAACCGCACTGGAAATTTAATTCGTATGACTTACGTTTTCTAGAAGATCCCCAAGGAATTTATGCAGAAGATGGGGAAATTCGTACGATTGTTCGTGAAGGATTAGAAGAAGACGATCCAGATGCTTTTCGCATTTTAGATCAATTTTACTGGACAGCTGATGATATGAATGAAGTCATGCTTTATATCGCAGAAGATGGAATGGAAGCAGAAGAAGCAGCTCAACTTTGGGTTGAAGACAATCAAGACGTCGTCGATGGATGGTTAGAAGGCGTTGAATAA